The stretch of DNA AGAAAGCAGCTGAGCCTATGAAGGATGCTCCGGCACCTGAAAAGGGTATGGAGAAAAAAGAGGAGGCAAAGACCAAGTAAGGATTTTCGCCTTACCGTGGTCGATGCTAGCAAAAAGGGGAAGGGCAACCTTCCCCTTTTTTTAAATTTCCGAGCGTAGCCGTGAATCGTGACGATCGATTCTAACATGACCCTTACGGAGCATCTCGAAGAGCTCCGATGGTGCTTACTAAAGTCGGTATTCGCAATCGTCATCGCCTCAAGTATTTGCTATTTTTTTTCCGATGCGATTTTTGGCTTCGTGGTCGCGCCGCTAAAACAGAATTTGCAGCCGGGCCAAAATCTCATCGGGACGAGTGTTACCGAAGCTTTTTTTATCGAGATCAAGGTGGCGCTGGCGGCGGGCGTGGGTTTTTCCTGCCCGGTGCTTTTTTATCAGTTGTGGCGTTTTATCGCGCCGGGACTTTCGGGACGAGAAATCAAATGGGTGATGCCGTTTGTACTATGCGCGACATTGTTTTTTCTCGGCGGCGCTTATTTTTGTTATCGGATCGTTCTGCCGGTCGCGTTCAAGTATTTCATCGAACAGTATGAAACCATGGGTGTGAGCCCGGCGATTCGGATTGGCGATTACTTTACGTTCTTTTTTCGCATGGTTTTGGCATTCGGCGGGACTTTTGAGTTGCCGGTGTTTACGTTTTTTCTCGTGCGCATAGGGGTCTGGGACTACCGGTTCATGAT from Deltaproteobacteria bacterium encodes:
- the tatC gene encoding twin-arginine translocase subunit TatC codes for the protein MTIDSNMTLTEHLEELRWCLLKSVFAIVIASSICYFFSDAIFGFVVAPLKQNLQPGQNLIGTSVTEAFFIEIKVALAAGVGFSCPVLFYQLWRFIAPGLSGREIKWVMPFVLCATLFFLGGAYFCYRIVLPVAFKYFIEQYETMGVSPAIRIGDYFTFFFRMVLAFGGTFELPVFTFFLVRIGVWDYRFMIGSFRYAILAIFIIAAVLTPTPDIINQCLLAVPMLVLYVLSIGVAYVWRRPE